The region TATCTAACCATCCAATTCCGGCATCGCGATTCGTGCAAGtacatttctcttttttgttcctCCCACACAGTACATATCTTGAAGTTCAAACCTATGCAGCATGACAAAGCTTTCTAagtagaatctaggataaatctttcagatttttttgtcaaacataaatatacaaaatattTTTTGTTATTAAATATCATATTTTTAATATTTATGTcggacaaaaaattctgaaatatttaTCCTAAATTCTAGTTAGAAAGCTTTACCACGCTGCAAAGGTTTGAACTTCAAGATATGTTTTATAtgagaggaaaaaaaaagaaaatttcGTATAGAAAGTTAGTTGTGTCGTACGAATTTTAAAGCGATATTAGAGAGTTAGGATAGCAGGGCCGgggtgcaagtgctctaaaaatccacATCCCTTGCAGCGGGCCCGCATTGTCGGAATGTAAAAAATCCGAATTTGTAGAACAGACGCGGGATGGAAGGTGGAGTTAACTTCGATCTTTTTCATCGCATAACTTGAAAGAAATAAACTGTAATTTCACTGGAATTTGAAATAGAAACCATTTCTAGGAATCAACTTACCTCCTTCGACCTGGTGTAGAAGTCTGTAGTAGTCGAGCTCGTCGATCGCGTCATCGGCGTCGAAGAGCTTCTGCTTGAGCGCGGCGAGAGACCTAGCCAGCCGCCTGTTGCCGATCGCCCTCCCCTTTACATCAGAGACCGTCGCCTTGACTTCATCGATCTCAGATTTTAGCGCCTCGATGTCATCGGAAAGCCCCTCTCCACGGATCCACGCATCTAGCTTGTCCATCCGCAGGGTCTGGAGGATGGTATCCGCGCGCCATTGAACCGCGCCCTCCAGGAAAGCGTCTTCCATCGCCGCCCTCAAAGCTTCTTCCTCCATCTCAAAGCTTCTGCTCAGGCGATGGTCAACGGCGGAAGCGAGGTAGGTGGGAGGTGTGGAGTGCTGAATAGGAGAGCAGTTAACAGGCAAGAAGGCCGGGGATCTCTCTTAAGCAAGCTATAGGTGGTGGGCCGCAAGTGCATATGTGGGCTGGGCCCTGGGCTCCTGGCGGAACTCTTTTTTTCTTTATGAGGGAACGCAAAATTCTGTGGCGCACTACTTTACTCAAAATTCAGTTCACGCGTATGCATTCAGCATTCTCTATTTCTCTTGCAGCATGCATACACGGAATGCAAATATCCATGAGTCCATCCACCATACAACTGCCACAGTTCTTCAGTTTTCCATTACATAAAGAATGGATCAAAGTGTAACAAAATTCAGCCGAATTATTACAAGCCATGGAATTTACCGTGATCAAAAAGTATAAAAGTACAAACCTTGGTAAAATAATCCCAAAATAAAATTACAGAGCATATAATAGTGTAAACAGGTATAACATGACATGAACCGCTAGATCAACAGTGTTCCCTTGTGGATCGATGGACAAACTTACTGCATGAGCTTCTTCTAACATTTCCAAACAGGGAAAGCACCGTGATCATAGGCTCATGGCTACTACTTTGGTATGGCAAAACCACCCAGGCCACCaacgaggatgaggaagaggacggAGATCACCATGGCCACCTTCCCGTAAAACTGCCGGCGACGGTCGTGCAGGTCGCGTGCCACCCAAAAGCCCAGCGAGGCCTCGACGAAACCGAAGAGCGCCACGGCCGTCAGCAAGGCGTAGTACAGGTAGAAGGGCACCTTGCCATGATGGATGAACATACCATCGGGCTTCTTGAAGACGAAGAGCCGCAGCGCCGCCGCGGCTTGGAAAACGCCTCCAGGGATCAGCGCCAGCGGGAGCTTGTGGCAGTCGCGGCCGGCCTCCGCTATGGCCCTCGCATTGCTCTCCACATCCATGGCTGGCtagttcctactactactacttgtGATTTGTGAGTGGTCTGTTGGCGGCGTGTAGAGGGGAAAACTATCAATTTGGAGCTTCAGAGCGTGGCGAAAATGGTGGAGAGGGGCCATGGACTTTTATAGACAACGGGGTGCACTGGAAGACAGGGCCGGGAAGACGATACGAACAAGAGCACGAAATCGAAAAACACGAATCCATGTTAAGAGTCAGCTGCCAAGCTCCAGGCCATCCCTTTCTTCTTTATTCAGATTCAGACAAGAAATTTCTACCCCGGTCCAAATGAGCACGAACACGAGCACGAGCATGAGCACGAACACGATTACAGGAGCCATGGTTGGGTGATAGAGCGATAGGTCTCAACTGGCAGCAGCGTCACATGTCACATCAAAGCTTTGTTATATTAAAATTCCATTTTAGGCTCTTGACTGAGGGAAGCAATGGCAGCTAGCGTCACAAGACCACGAGCACAAGCACAAACACGATTCACGAACACGAACCAGGCTATTACAGTGGCAACCTCAAAGTCAAGCACATCCTCACATCAATCAAAGGAATGATGTCGTGCTCGATCAAACCTTAGCTACGTCTTGACCAAACACAATGGCCTTTGTGTGTGATGAGATGACTGTATTCAACTTCTGAAAAATAAAGGAGCGCCTATACATCATGCACCATAATATTTTGTTTGCATCAGCCGCTTTTGTTCAGGACCGTTAGATCTTCATCCGAAAACAGATTGTGCATTGTTTATCTTCACCTCCCTCTTCTTCGTCACGTAGCCGATGGCCGACCCAGCCCTAACCGCCTACCTCCGCCCCCGGCGACTGGCGGCTACTGCCACCTTACCGCCCCGCCCTTCCCTTTGACCTCCTACCACCGTTGTGCTGGCCACTGCCCCGACCATCCTTCTAAGTCTCGCCCTGATTAACAACTCCGCgacaccccccacccccaccctcgaCCCCCTGTTAAGTTTCTTACTCGCTCCAGCTGGCTATCGCCCACTCCCGCTCGTACATAGCTCTATCTCGTCGTGGTCGGCGCTCCTCATGCCGTCCCCGCCTTCGGTCTCGAGCGAAACGTATGACGCACAAAACAAAGGTATCTGTTAATTAACAGACATGGAAAAATAAAATTAGACATCTAACATGGGAGCATAAATACCTCACCTTTTAATTAAGAAGGAGAGAATCACCCAGTTAATTAACAGAAACTTGGCAAAAACCGTTATAATAACACAAGCAAGCACACTAGGCACCCTTGACCGACCTGACTACCAAAACACACTCCACAAGCTGGTTGCCTGTGAACATCATCGTCACCACTTCTCATCGAGCAAGTAACTTCGACTCACCACATCATACCACAAATGGAGCCGGCACCACTTAAGCCACACAAAGCACACTTTGGCGTACGCCAAACAACTGGCCACACACACCAGCAACAAGACGATTTCAATTTTGAAGACGAGCAAGATAGGTGAGATATGCTCGGTTGGCTCCGCAAGTTCCAACTCCATCGATCAATGTAGAGGTCGAGAGTGTCctcctttttgaaacaataaagAACTGATCTCTTGTCCAAATTAATACACATGTTAGATACAACAGTTTCAACTCCATCAATCGATTTGGACACGCAGAGACAAAGATGTATCTCGATGTTTACTCCCCTGAATGAGAGCTAATTAGCGTTAGAAGGGTAGAAATTCCATGAAGGGAATTTAACACCACAATGGATCACCTTCTCCTCCTTGAGATATTACCATTAAGGCAATTCTCAACTACTCGTGGTAGTCCCCTGTTCAAGAATttgtccgattaaccagttaacttgccgattaatctctactcatagggtcactgagtagccgataaactgataaatcggccaattaattgattaaatagccgattaacttgccgtttagcgtattaatcccctactcgccaacCAACCGAGCGCCTACAAGTTAATTTCCTTAACAATCTGGTAGACTTTGAAGCGGtctccaaacctttacaaacaatgtGGTAATCACAAATCGATTTCTCATCGAAGACTCTTATCGCCTGAGGGTcttcaacctccaagagtaacaaaagAATGCCATGGATAAAAAAATGATTAGTTAAAGTGTAGGGAATGAGTGGATCTTGCTTTGAAATGTTTCCCTCTTGAATCTCACCAAGAATCTCTTCAAGAATCAGATGACTATGGTTTGAGAGAAGTGGGAGAAGTTGGTGAAGGCTAGATCTGAAATAAGTGCCCAAGAGGTGGGAAATACACTTTGGTTTCTGGTTGTATCTAGTATCTACACCCTATATGAGGAAAAAAATTACAAAATAATCAAAATAGTTCAGAAGTTTTTATAGAATTAACTTGACTTTCTTTTGCACTAGTATATGAATTTCCATGAATAAAAAACCAGGGTTTGACTTCTTGACAAAAAaattatttgctattataggtgaCTATTCACACTATTTTTGGCCGAAATTTTGTTTTTTAGAGGTCAAAGGGGGGCTTTTCCTTTTGTGGAATGTTTTTTCACAAGTCCAATGGAAGGTCAGTTTATTTCAAAAatgttttcatatttttttttaCTTACTTGCTAATTTTTTCATATAGGGTATAGATACACTCAGAAACCAAACATCCGCATCTCCAAGAGGTACCCTATCCGGAGCGGGAATAGATATCAGCAGCTAAGCGATAGCTTTATAGATGTCCGGCAGCACTGTGGTGGGGGGTGGGGGATACCACACGAGCTCATGGGGAAAGAGATtaaacaagtagaccaaaacgcccTTAAACGTCGTTTACTCAGGAAAGTGCATAAGAAAAGCCAACACTACACGCATCATTCTTATTGTCGCGTTTTAGAAATAAAACACTCCATAAGCTTTTTTTTGCCATGAGCAGAAGCTTCTGCATACCAACTCGTCTGGTTGGTTTACTTCATAGAGAAACATTTCATTCATTACATTCATGCACGGTTCAGGAAAGTACACAAGTACATATTTCCATCACCACGGATTTGCATATGGCTGCATCTAGATGCTGGTTCAGTAGCTTATACGGAGAACAGGAAGCCTGCAGAACTTGGATAACGGCATTTGAAATGCCAGATTGTTTTTGCTCAGAAAATAACATCAACAAATTCCATATCAGCTAATGGAAGCCTATATCATAATTTGCTGCCTCTTCTACACAGAGTCCTTTTTGGCGTTTCTGTCCGACGGAAGGAACTGCTTTGCATAGTCGTGAACTTTTGACCCTGAACCTGACTGGTGATCATAGTACTCTACCAGTGCGGAACAACCCAAGGCAGCCAGGGTGAGGGCCTGAGCGTGAAGCCTGCCAAGGTACAAGAATTCAAATAA is a window of Triticum dicoccoides isolate Atlit2015 ecotype Zavitan chromosome 2B, WEW_v2.0, whole genome shotgun sequence DNA encoding:
- the LOC119362464 gene encoding uncharacterized protein LOC119362464 isoform X4, with the translated sequence MEEEALRAAMEDAFLEGAVQWRADTILQTLRMDKLDAWIRGEGLSDDIEALKSEIDEVKATVSDVKGRAIGNRRLARSLAALKQKLFDADDAIDELDYYRLLHQVEGATRRVSSLVS